From Paenibacillus sp. GP183, one genomic window encodes:
- a CDS encoding TasA family protein, producing MGLKTKLSMALMTSIAGAIMIVSGSFAFFSATASNTGNTFSAGTVKLGVGGVLTKAFNVSNAAPGDAAATDSFTVTNSGSLDEYYQMMLLNLQYTSNNGIAPATYYLTNEDGSVYNAVNNAAGTTHTSGLFDPTKDGWSAFASFKNGQNTVDNGKSLIFQIKSGNTVLFDLTGADSVAANDGANGINRLAAWHLLKAANGTTAADSEAINTSVQLALGAGNTYQGLGIRGDIQFNSQQAAHNNPTAIR from the coding sequence ATGGGACTTAAAACAAAGCTGAGTATGGCGTTAATGACATCAATAGCAGGTGCAATCATGATCGTCAGCGGATCGTTTGCATTTTTTAGCGCTACGGCAAGTAACACCGGGAACACTTTTTCAGCTGGGACTGTGAAGTTGGGCGTCGGGGGAGTACTAACCAAAGCCTTCAACGTTTCTAACGCTGCACCGGGCGATGCTGCTGCAACCGACAGCTTTACGGTTACCAACAGCGGCAGCCTCGATGAGTACTATCAAATGATGCTGCTTAACCTGCAATACACCTCAAACAACGGTATCGCTCCAGCAACCTACTACCTGACCAACGAAGATGGCTCGGTATATAATGCTGTGAACAATGCAGCTGGAACCACTCACACATCTGGTCTGTTTGATCCCACCAAGGATGGTTGGTCGGCATTCGCAAGCTTCAAAAACGGACAAAATACTGTGGATAACGGCAAAAGCCTGATTTTCCAAATCAAGTCGGGTAATACTGTGCTGTTTGATTTGACGGGCGCGGACAGCGTTGCCGCTAATGATGGTGCAAACGGTATTAACCGTCTTGCCGCTTGGCATTTGCTGAAAGCAGCTAATGGGACCACCGCTGCCGATTCGGAAGCGATCAATACTTCCGTCCAATTGGCTCTGGGCGCAGGAAATACTTATCAAGGTCTTGGCATTAGAGGGGACATCCAGTTCAATTCCCAGCAGGCTGCACACAATAATCCGACTGCGATTCGTTAG
- a CDS encoding multicopper oxidase domain-containing protein yields the protein MKPKQLKMNLGHKLTKSVLIALMAVSFPFSSIVNVSAMAGMGVMAPGTTPDYYGTPNYANSPLPELDAKGNVIPGTGIRKFVDSLPGLGAANANDLGQYLPVAIPDTTTYPGSDYYEISLVEYTEKLHKDLPATKLRGYKQTNTTDATVSKPSYFGPVINAQKDRPVRVKFTNNLPTGSGGDLFLPVDTTIMGAGMGPDGKNMYTQNRGLLHLHGGITPWISDGTPHQWVTPAGENTPYPKGVSVQNVPDMPDPGPGSMTYFYTNQQSARMMWYHDHSYGITRLNVYAGEAAPYMLRDQVEKDLIAKGIIPADEIPLIIQDKTFVPKDAQLAATDPTWDKAKWGGMGQLWFPHVYMPNQNPYVTTGANNLGRWDYGPWFWPPNTGLLHGPVPNPLKGQPGQGDMNPGVPNVSQVPEAFMDTPLVNGTAYPYLNIQPKAYRFRILNASNDRMWNLQLYKAKSNGQMWNADGTLKDGNAGEVPIVPAVQQPGFPSTWPNDNRPGGVPDPSSAGPNMIQIGTDSGFLPKPVELINQPIDYEYSRRIISTLNITSKTLLLGPAERADVVVDFSKYAGQTLILYNDAPAPGPFFDPRYDYYTGDPDQSITAPIINNYTGGAPTTLPGYGPNTRTVMQIKVADNPSASGRPLSSVSVTNGGTGYTSVPNVSISDSYGTGAAAKASLAVDKINVTSPGNGYTASPAVSITGGGATTDAAAKATISVDGLKVGSFGSGYTTAPSVSISDSGGGTGSGATGKAALSVTGIQVTNPGAGYSSAPAVTVTDSIYGPGSGSGATAVAAIDSVQGIVTGITVTNPGNGYIAPIVTLSGGGATTPAAATVTGSVYSVTLTHPGTGYTAPVVTLSGGGATAPASVTVTGSVYNITITSAGAGYTSLPTVTLTGGNPATPGSAQAALKVGAIAVTSPGSGYVNPTVTITGGGGSGAAATANTTDILQQLQAAIPAAFEAGQNPLLVPDTKYVNIMDTSITFTPPKSSNSLTLPLEPKAIAEEFTQDYGRMNAVLGMEIPNTNFKIQTTILQAYIDPATEILKDVITPMTPVQGDGTQIWKVTHNGVDTHSIHFHLFDVQLINRVGWDGSIRFPDDNERGWKDTVRMNPLEDAIVALRPIAPKLPFGLPDSIRPLDPTMPLGTTTQFSGIDPKTGNAITVVNQLVNFGWEYVWHCHLLGHEENDMMRPMILNVARAVPAASTLSFSRNNSGGPVSLSWTDPTPASDPKTLGNPSNEVGYKIQRAAFDTTGQIGTYTEIGTALANATGYTDTTVDPATSYSYKVVAYNAAGNTESNVVTAAASNIPSAPTNLTAAVYGAQVNLTWTDNAINETGFTVERAVYGTTNFTSIANPGPHNGVGIVTFSDTSVAAGSSYSYRVNAVNGALSSAYSNVASIDVPGGPVAPATPTNFTSRVSAGTTTDSVALRWNASTGATQYVIQRALDAGFTQGLNTVTTSATLLLQTNLPKNTTYYYRIQAVNLGGSSAWSAALTVKTP from the coding sequence GTGAAGCCCAAACAATTAAAAATGAACCTTGGACACAAGCTAACAAAATCCGTACTTATCGCTCTAATGGCTGTATCGTTTCCTTTCTCTAGCATCGTGAATGTGTCTGCGATGGCCGGCATGGGTGTTATGGCTCCCGGAACCACTCCGGACTATTACGGTACTCCCAATTACGCCAACAGCCCGCTTCCGGAATTGGACGCAAAAGGCAATGTAATTCCAGGGACAGGGATCCGAAAATTTGTCGATTCCTTGCCGGGCTTGGGAGCGGCGAATGCTAACGACCTCGGACAGTATCTTCCGGTCGCCATTCCGGACACGACGACTTATCCCGGTTCCGACTACTACGAAATCTCGTTGGTAGAGTACACCGAAAAGCTGCATAAAGACCTTCCGGCTACAAAGCTGCGGGGTTATAAGCAGACCAATACGACGGATGCCACGGTCAGCAAGCCCAGCTATTTCGGGCCTGTAATTAATGCCCAAAAAGATCGGCCGGTACGCGTGAAATTTACGAACAACCTGCCAACCGGCAGCGGCGGCGATCTGTTCCTTCCGGTAGATACGACGATCATGGGTGCGGGGATGGGACCGGACGGGAAGAATATGTACACCCAAAACCGTGGACTTCTCCATCTGCATGGAGGCATCACGCCATGGATCAGCGACGGGACACCGCATCAATGGGTAACTCCCGCCGGCGAGAATACGCCGTATCCGAAAGGCGTGAGTGTGCAGAACGTGCCGGACATGCCTGATCCCGGACCGGGTTCCATGACGTACTTCTATACGAACCAGCAAAGCGCCAGAATGATGTGGTACCACGATCATTCCTACGGGATTACCCGCTTGAACGTATATGCGGGGGAAGCTGCCCCGTACATGCTCCGGGACCAGGTGGAAAAGGATCTTATTGCAAAAGGAATCATTCCGGCAGACGAAATTCCCCTGATCATCCAGGATAAGACCTTTGTCCCGAAAGACGCCCAGCTGGCGGCTACGGATCCCACGTGGGACAAGGCGAAATGGGGCGGAATGGGCCAACTGTGGTTCCCTCATGTGTACATGCCCAATCAGAACCCTTATGTTACGACAGGGGCGAATAACTTGGGACGGTGGGATTATGGCCCGTGGTTTTGGCCGCCGAACACCGGCTTGTTGCACGGTCCTGTTCCCAATCCGTTAAAAGGCCAGCCCGGCCAAGGGGACATGAATCCTGGGGTGCCTAATGTGTCCCAAGTACCCGAAGCCTTCATGGACACCCCCTTGGTGAATGGTACAGCCTATCCGTATCTGAACATCCAGCCGAAGGCATACCGGTTCCGGATCCTGAATGCGTCAAATGACCGGATGTGGAATCTGCAATTGTACAAGGCTAAATCCAACGGACAGATGTGGAATGCCGACGGCACTCTGAAAGATGGAAATGCCGGTGAAGTTCCCATAGTTCCAGCCGTGCAACAGCCGGGCTTCCCTAGCACTTGGCCGAACGACAATAGGCCCGGCGGGGTTCCCGATCCGTCCTCAGCTGGACCAAACATGATTCAGATCGGTACGGACAGCGGCTTTCTGCCGAAACCGGTGGAACTCATAAATCAACCGATCGATTATGAATACAGCCGTAGAATCATTTCGACATTGAATATAACCAGCAAAACACTCTTGCTGGGTCCTGCAGAACGTGCGGATGTTGTGGTCGACTTCAGCAAATATGCCGGACAAACGCTCATCCTTTACAATGACGCGCCTGCACCGGGTCCTTTTTTCGATCCCCGCTACGATTACTATACCGGGGATCCCGACCAATCTATAACTGCTCCCATCATCAACAACTATACTGGAGGCGCACCTACGACACTGCCGGGCTACGGTCCGAATACGAGGACGGTCATGCAGATTAAGGTGGCGGATAATCCGTCTGCTTCAGGAAGACCGCTGTCGAGCGTCAGCGTCACCAACGGCGGAACTGGGTATACCTCTGTTCCCAACGTAAGTATCTCCGATTCGTACGGAACCGGGGCTGCCGCCAAGGCATCATTGGCTGTTGACAAGATCAACGTGACTTCGCCGGGCAACGGCTACACGGCATCGCCTGCGGTTAGCATTACCGGCGGCGGCGCGACAACAGATGCCGCTGCAAAAGCAACGATTTCGGTGGATGGCTTGAAGGTGGGATCGTTCGGCTCTGGTTATACAACGGCGCCAAGCGTCAGTATTTCGGATTCCGGAGGCGGCACCGGTTCAGGGGCAACAGGAAAAGCCGCCTTATCGGTAACGGGTATCCAGGTTACCAATCCGGGGGCAGGCTATTCATCAGCTCCAGCCGTCACTGTAACGGATTCCATTTATGGGCCCGGATCAGGCTCTGGGGCGACTGCCGTAGCAGCCATAGATTCGGTACAAGGGATTGTAACCGGGATAACCGTGACGAACCCAGGAAACGGATATATCGCTCCTATTGTTACTCTTTCCGGCGGGGGTGCCACGACACCGGCAGCAGCAACAGTGACAGGTTCGGTTTATAGCGTGACATTGACCCATCCTGGTACGGGGTATACGGCCCCGGTCGTTACCCTATCCGGTGGAGGCGCGACGGCGCCTGCCAGTGTAACCGTAACCGGCAGTGTTTATAACATTACCATCACAAGCGCGGGTGCTGGTTACACTTCCTTGCCGACGGTTACTCTTACGGGCGGCAATCCGGCAACGCCTGGCTCAGCTCAAGCGGCATTGAAAGTCGGCGCAATCGCAGTGACGAGCCCGGGCAGCGGTTATGTGAATCCGACGGTAACCATAACAGGCGGCGGAGGTTCGGGCGCTGCGGCGACGGCCAATACGACGGATATCTTGCAGCAGTTACAGGCAGCTATACCTGCCGCATTCGAGGCAGGCCAGAATCCGTTGCTGGTACCGGATACCAAGTATGTAAACATTATGGATACTTCCATTACTTTTACACCCCCCAAGTCTTCAAACTCCCTGACGCTTCCTCTGGAGCCGAAAGCTATTGCCGAGGAATTCACGCAGGATTACGGTCGCATGAACGCCGTATTGGGTATGGAAATACCAAATACCAATTTCAAAATCCAAACCACTATACTACAGGCGTACATCGACCCGGCAACAGAGATCCTGAAGGACGTGATCACGCCGATGACACCCGTTCAAGGGGATGGCACTCAAATTTGGAAAGTAACGCACAATGGTGTCGATACCCACTCCATTCATTTCCACCTGTTTGATGTGCAACTGATTAACCGGGTTGGCTGGGACGGCTCCATCCGGTTCCCCGATGACAATGAACGAGGATGGAAGGACACCGTCCGCATGAATCCTCTGGAGGATGCGATTGTCGCATTGAGGCCGATTGCGCCGAAGCTGCCGTTTGGTCTTCCCGACAGCATCCGTCCTCTCGACCCGACAATGCCTTTGGGCACGACTACTCAATTTTCAGGGATCGATCCGAAAACCGGCAACGCCATAACGGTAGTTAACCAACTGGTGAACTTCGGCTGGGAATATGTATGGCACTGCCACCTGTTGGGTCACGAAGAAAACGACATGATGCGTCCTATGATCCTAAATGTTGCACGTGCGGTACCTGCGGCTTCAACACTCAGTTTTAGCCGTAATAACTCAGGAGGTCCCGTCAGTTTGAGTTGGACGGACCCCACGCCGGCAAGTGACCCGAAAACGCTAGGAAACCCCTCCAACGAAGTAGGATACAAGATTCAGCGGGCTGCCTTTGACACTACGGGTCAAATCGGGACCTACACGGAGATCGGTACAGCTTTGGCCAACGCAACCGGTTATACTGACACGACGGTTGACCCGGCTACTTCTTACAGCTATAAAGTGGTTGCCTATAATGCGGCTGGCAATACGGAATCGAATGTGGTAACCGCAGCCGCGTCTAACATTCCTTCTGCCCCGACAAATCTGACGGCTGCGGTATACGGAGCACAAGTAAATCTCACTTGGACGGATAACGCCATCAATGAGACGGGCTTCACAGTCGAACGTGCCGTGTATGGAACAACCAATTTTACCTCGATCGCGAATCCGGGACCGCATAACGGCGTGGGAATTGTTACTTTCAGCGATACATCGGTTGCTGCAGGCAGTTCCTACTCTTACCGTGTGAATGCTGTGAACGGGGCCTTGTCGTCCGCTTATTCCAACGTAGCCTCCATTGACGTACCGGGAGGGCCTGTGGCTCCTGCCACGCCGACGAACTTCACCTCAAGAGTTTCGGCAGGAACCACTACGGATTCGGTCGCGTTAAGATGGAATGCCTCGACCGGAGCGACCCAATATGTCATACAGCGGGCTCTTGATGCGGGATTCACGCAAGGTCTAAATACTGTAACTACCTCTGCTACTTTGTTGTTGCAAACGAATTTGCCCAAGAACACAACGTACTATTACCGAATACAAGCGGTCAACTTGGGCGGCTCTTCCGCATGGTCGGCGGCATTGACTGTAAAAACGCCTTAA